A genomic region of Mitsuaria sp. 7 contains the following coding sequences:
- a CDS encoding LysR substrate-binding domain-containing protein yields the protein MLVNQLKAFFAVARLGSITGAARQLGLSQPTVTTQIRALEEQYGVELFHRGGGRLSLSDAGRRLMPQVDALLQQELDIEFALRDSAELRGGTLRLGATAPYYTLTLAQRFRTRHPRVELSIAAGNSRQMVDALLAYEVDLATSSHLVDDARLHRVELGADPLVLLLPRGHALARRATVPLTALAEETLLVRERGSMTRALAEQALDAAGVRPKAQMEIASREALREAVVRGLGLSIFAAHETGRHPDLLALPFAQDMPLVREYLYCLRERQGATLVAAMLGCVETKD from the coding sequence GTGCTCGTGAACCAGCTGAAGGCCTTCTTCGCCGTGGCGCGGCTGGGGTCCATCACCGGCGCGGCCAGGCAGCTGGGCCTGTCCCAGCCGACGGTGACGACGCAGATCCGCGCGCTGGAGGAGCAGTACGGGGTGGAGCTCTTCCACCGGGGCGGCGGGCGGCTGAGCCTGAGCGACGCGGGCCGGCGGCTGATGCCGCAGGTGGACGCGCTGCTGCAGCAGGAGCTGGACATCGAGTTCGCGTTGCGCGACTCGGCCGAGCTGCGCGGCGGCACGCTGCGGCTGGGCGCGACGGCGCCGTACTACACGCTGACGCTGGCGCAGCGCTTCAGGACGCGGCACCCGCGGGTGGAGCTGAGCATCGCGGCGGGCAATTCACGGCAGATGGTGGATGCGCTGCTGGCCTACGAGGTGGACCTGGCGACCTCCAGCCACCTGGTGGACGACGCGCGGCTGCACCGTGTCGAGCTGGGCGCCGATCCGCTGGTGCTGCTGCTGCCGCGCGGCCATGCGCTGGCGCGCCGTGCGACGGTGCCGCTGACGGCGCTGGCGGAGGAGACGCTGCTGGTGCGTGAGCGCGGCTCGATGACGCGCGCGCTGGCCGAGCAGGCACTGGACGCGGCGGGGGTGCGCCCGAAGGCGCAGATGGAGATCGCCAGCCGGGAGGCGCTGCGCGAGGCGGTGGTGCGAGGGCTCGGCTTGAGCATCTTCGCGGCGCACGAGACCGGGCGGCACCCGGACCTCCTCGCCCTGCCCTTCGCGCAGGACATGCCGCTGGTGCGTGAGTATCTCTACTGCCTGCGGGAGCGGCAGGGGGCGACGCTGGTGGCGGCGATGCTGGGGTGTGTGGAGACGAAAGACTGA
- a CDS encoding putative 2-aminoethylphosphonate ABC transporter substrate-binding protein, with protein sequence MPITSLSTTRSSPLSTVLHAAAALALAAIAAFTSPEVRAQGTQGAQGKTELLVYSALEADQIKAYKTAFEQDHPAIELKFVRESTGIVTARLLAEKANPQADVVWGLAATSLMLLDKEGMLAAYAPKGLEQVRATMRDPRPQPTWVGMDLWSSAVCFNTAEAAKHNLPKPTSWADLTQPVYKGLLTMPHPASSGTGYLMVSAWLQMMGETKGWAFMDALHQNMGVYTHSGSKPCRQAGAGEFPVGLSFEYRANKTKKEGAPIDIVFPKEGLGWDVEATAVMKTTRKLDAARALADWSVTRKANELYAKNFAVLALPTVQEQLEFVPSDLDKLLAKNDFNWAAANRDRILAEWSRRYEAKAEKK encoded by the coding sequence ATGCCGATCACCTCCCTGTCGACCACCCGGTCGTCCCCCCTGTCCACCGTCCTCCACGCCGCCGCGGCGCTGGCCCTGGCGGCGATCGCCGCATTCACCAGTCCCGAGGTCCGCGCCCAGGGGACCCAGGGCGCCCAGGGCAAGACCGAGCTGCTCGTCTACAGCGCCCTCGAGGCCGACCAGATCAAGGCCTACAAGACCGCCTTCGAGCAGGACCATCCCGCCATCGAGCTCAAGTTCGTCCGCGAGTCCACCGGCATCGTCACCGCCCGGCTGCTGGCCGAGAAGGCCAACCCGCAGGCCGACGTCGTCTGGGGCCTGGCCGCCACGTCGCTGATGCTGCTGGACAAGGAAGGCATGCTCGCCGCCTACGCGCCCAAGGGCCTGGAGCAGGTCCGCGCGACGATGCGCGACCCGCGTCCGCAGCCGACCTGGGTCGGGATGGACCTGTGGTCGTCGGCCGTGTGCTTCAACACCGCCGAGGCCGCGAAGCACAACCTGCCCAAGCCCACGTCCTGGGCCGACCTCACGCAGCCGGTCTACAAGGGCCTGCTGACGATGCCGCATCCGGCCTCCAGCGGCACCGGCTACCTGATGGTCTCCGCCTGGCTGCAGATGATGGGCGAGACCAAGGGCTGGGCCTTCATGGACGCGCTCCACCAGAACATGGGCGTCTACACGCACAGCGGCTCCAAGCCCTGCCGCCAGGCCGGCGCCGGCGAGTTCCCGGTCGGCCTGTCCTTCGAGTACCGCGCCAACAAGACCAAGAAGGAAGGCGCGCCCATCGACATCGTCTTCCCGAAGGAAGGCCTGGGCTGGGACGTCGAGGCCACCGCCGTCATGAAGACGACCAGGAAGCTGGACGCCGCCAGGGCGCTGGCCGACTGGTCCGTGACGCGCAAGGCCAATGAGCTCTATGCGAAGAACTTCGCCGTGCTGGCGCTGCCCACGGTGCAGGAGCAGCTGGAGTTCGTGCCGTCCGACCTCGACAAGCTGCTGGCGAAGAACGACTTCAACTGGGCCGCCGCGAACCGCGACCGCATCCTCGCCGAGTGGTCGCGCCGCTACGAGGCCAAGGCCGAGAAGAAGTAA
- a CDS encoding DUF3817 domain-containing protein, with protein sequence MLRRLCLLEAFTLLALVLVAVPLKHLAGLPIAVSVMGPVHGMAFLVFCWQLAQAATERAVDGATAWRLLIAAVIPLGGLYSWFALGREAAR encoded by the coding sequence GTGCTCCGACGTCTGTGTCTGCTGGAGGCCTTCACGCTGCTGGCGCTTGTGCTGGTCGCAGTGCCGCTGAAGCACCTGGCGGGTCTGCCGATCGCGGTGTCCGTGATGGGTCCGGTACACGGGATGGCCTTCCTCGTCTTCTGCTGGCAGCTTGCGCAGGCCGCGACGGAGCGCGCCGTCGACGGCGCGACCGCATGGCGACTGCTCATCGCGGCCGTCATCCCGCTCGGCGGCCTCTACAGCTGGTTCGCGCTGGGTCGCGAGGCCGCGCGGTGA
- a CDS encoding thioesterase family protein, which produces MTAAFEREVLIRFGHCDPAGIVFFPRYFEMLNAFVEDWFNEGLSVPYAELLGPRRVGLPTVQLQTNFERISRQGERLTQRLWIERVGRSSLSLRVSFDGADGPRVSFGQVLVCTSLETHQSQPFPEDVRAALVRAVQQQQSHQSSEQ; this is translated from the coding sequence ATGACGGCAGCTTTCGAGCGCGAGGTATTGATCCGCTTCGGGCACTGCGACCCGGCGGGCATCGTGTTCTTCCCGCGTTACTTCGAGATGCTCAACGCCTTCGTCGAGGACTGGTTCAACGAGGGGCTGAGCGTGCCGTATGCGGAGCTGCTCGGCCCGCGCCGCGTCGGCCTGCCGACGGTGCAGCTGCAGACCAACTTCGAGCGCATCAGCCGCCAGGGTGAGCGGCTGACGCAGCGGCTGTGGATCGAGCGCGTGGGGCGCAGCTCGCTGTCGCTGCGCGTGAGCTTCGACGGCGCGGACGGCCCGCGCGTGAGCTTCGGCCAGGTGCTGGTGTGCACCTCGCTGGAGACGCACCAGTCGCAACCTTTCCCCGAGGACGTCCGCGCCGCGCTGGTGCGGGCGGTCCAGCAGCAGCAATCCCATCAATCGTCAGAGCAGTAG
- a CDS encoding RidA family protein, which yields MNDNNEKTSTGTGAGRNAGTSAAKRVLQPAGWAAPRGYANGVAASGTLVSVAGQIGWNGQCQFESDDFIDQCRQALRNIKAVLAEAGAEPRHIVRMTWYLLDKREYVARGREVGQAYREVLGSEYGIAMTAVQVAGLIEDRAKVEIEVTAVVPARD from the coding sequence ATGAACGACAACAACGAGAAGACGAGCACGGGCACCGGCGCCGGCAGGAACGCCGGCACGAGCGCCGCCAAACGCGTGCTCCAACCCGCGGGCTGGGCGGCGCCGCGCGGCTATGCGAACGGCGTCGCTGCGAGCGGCACGCTGGTGAGCGTGGCCGGCCAGATCGGCTGGAACGGCCAATGCCAGTTCGAGAGCGACGACTTCATCGACCAGTGCCGCCAGGCGCTGCGCAACATCAAGGCGGTGCTGGCCGAAGCCGGCGCCGAGCCGCGCCACATCGTGCGCATGACCTGGTATCTGCTCGACAAGCGCGAGTACGTCGCGCGCGGCCGCGAGGTAGGCCAGGCCTACCGCGAGGTGCTCGGCAGCGAGTACGGCATCGCCATGACCGCGGTGCAGGTCGCGGGTCTGATCGAGGATCGTGCGAAGGTCGAAATCGAGGTGACAGCGGTGGTGCCGGCACGGGACTAG
- a CDS encoding CopD family protein, with product MYLWLKGLHLAAVLTWVGGLVLLGVTTAALRSVKDSVLLPHEKRLGTAILHWDRRVTTPAMLAVWALGIALASWGGWFGALWLNAKLPIVVVLSGLHGVLSATLRRHLEQSERPAPGWIRQAPVIAIVGVVAIALLATIKP from the coding sequence ATGTACCTGTGGCTCAAGGGGCTGCACCTCGCGGCCGTGCTGACCTGGGTGGGCGGATTGGTGCTGCTGGGTGTCACGACGGCCGCGCTGCGGTCCGTCAAGGACTCGGTCCTGCTGCCCCACGAGAAACGCCTCGGCACGGCCATCCTGCACTGGGACCGGCGCGTGACCACGCCGGCGATGCTGGCCGTCTGGGCCCTGGGCATCGCACTCGCGAGCTGGGGCGGCTGGTTCGGCGCGCTCTGGCTGAACGCGAAGCTGCCGATCGTGGTGGTGCTGTCGGGCTTGCACGGGGTGCTGTCGGCGACGTTGCGCCGACACCTCGAGCAGAGCGAGCGCCCTGCGCCGGGCTGGATCCGCCAGGCACCGGTCATCGCCATCGTCGGCGTCGTCGCGATCGCGCTGCTCGCGACGATCAAGCCCTGA
- a CDS encoding branched-chain amino acid ABC transporter permease — protein sequence MTESLRPRRTLLHHRAGGAWVWALFAALAALPPLLQAVGLEFYTVVATRVLIFAIAAASLNLILGFGGLVSFGHAAFVGIGAYTVGVLADAGVASAWVSWPAAMLVSGAAAAVIGAISLRTRGVYFIMITLAFAQMFHYLAVSLKAYGGDDGLPVPARSALNGLPVNLADDASFYWVALVLFALVFAGLRRLVNSPLGWLLQAARENETRVAATGGRVFAVQWTAFVVAGAIAGLAGALLANLNGLVSPHLMHWSQSGQLMVMVILGGAGALWGGPVGAAVFLLLEELLSGVTIHWQFALGAILLAVVLFAPRGLADLFDRFGVKRADAKGAANA from the coding sequence ATGACCGAGTCCCTGCGCCCGCGTCGCACCCTGCTGCATCACCGCGCCGGCGGAGCCTGGGTCTGGGCGCTGTTCGCGGCGCTGGCGGCCTTGCCGCCGCTGCTGCAGGCGGTGGGCCTGGAGTTCTACACGGTCGTCGCCACACGCGTGCTGATCTTCGCGATCGCCGCCGCGAGCCTGAACCTGATCCTCGGCTTCGGCGGCCTGGTGAGCTTCGGCCATGCGGCCTTCGTCGGCATCGGCGCGTACACCGTGGGCGTGCTCGCGGACGCGGGCGTGGCGTCGGCGTGGGTCTCGTGGCCGGCGGCGATGCTCGTGTCCGGCGCGGCGGCGGCCGTCATCGGCGCCATCAGCCTGCGCACGCGCGGCGTCTACTTCATCATGATCACGCTGGCCTTCGCGCAGATGTTCCATTACCTGGCCGTCTCGCTGAAGGCCTACGGCGGCGACGACGGCCTGCCGGTGCCGGCGCGGTCCGCGTTGAACGGGCTGCCGGTGAACCTGGCCGACGACGCGTCCTTCTACTGGGTCGCGCTGGTGCTGTTCGCGCTGGTCTTCGCGGGATTGCGGCGGCTGGTGAACTCGCCGCTGGGCTGGCTGCTGCAGGCCGCGCGCGAGAACGAGACCCGCGTCGCCGCGACCGGCGGCCGCGTCTTCGCGGTGCAGTGGACGGCCTTCGTCGTCGCGGGCGCGATCGCGGGCCTCGCCGGCGCGCTGCTGGCCAATCTCAACGGCCTGGTCTCGCCGCACCTGATGCACTGGTCGCAGTCGGGACAGCTGATGGTGATGGTGATCCTGGGCGGCGCCGGCGCCTTGTGGGGCGGACCGGTCGGCGCGGCGGTGTTCCTGCTGCTGGAGGAACTGCTCTCCGGCGTGACCATCCACTGGCAGTTCGCGCTCGGGGCGATCCTGCTCGCCGTGGTGCTGTTCGCACCGCGCGGATTGGCGGACCTCTTCGATCGCTTCGGTGTGAAGAGGGCGGATGCCAAGGGAGCTGCGAATGCGTGA
- a CDS encoding ABC transporter ATP-binding protein has translation MSDALLEIDGLRAGYGDSQVLFGLDLSIAPGEVATLLGRNGMGKSTTLRCLTGWLAPSGGRIRFAGEDVTGWRADRIARLGLAIVPEGRQIFPNLSVLEHLKAFEANRCRATEPWTVDRVFALFPRLKERAANMGQQLSGGEQQMLAIGRALVTNPRLLVLDEATEGLAPLIREDIWRCLDTLRQAGQTILVVDKYVKRLIRLADRHSILERGQVVWRGDSAALAADHGLWHRHLGV, from the coding sequence ATGAGCGACGCGCTGCTCGAGATCGACGGCCTGCGAGCCGGTTACGGCGACAGCCAGGTGCTGTTCGGCCTGGACCTGAGCATCGCCCCGGGCGAGGTCGCGACGCTGCTGGGCCGCAACGGCATGGGCAAGAGCACGACGCTGCGCTGCCTGACCGGCTGGCTGGCGCCCAGCGGCGGTCGCATCCGTTTCGCCGGCGAGGACGTCACCGGCTGGCGCGCCGACCGCATCGCGCGACTGGGGCTGGCGATCGTGCCCGAGGGCCGGCAGATCTTCCCCAACCTCAGCGTGCTTGAACACTTGAAGGCCTTCGAGGCCAACCGCTGCCGCGCGACGGAACCGTGGACGGTCGATCGCGTCTTCGCGCTCTTCCCGCGGCTGAAGGAGCGCGCCGCCAACATGGGTCAACAGCTCTCCGGCGGCGAGCAGCAGATGCTCGCCATCGGCCGCGCGCTGGTGACCAATCCGCGGCTGCTGGTGCTGGACGAAGCCACCGAGGGCCTCGCGCCGCTGATCCGCGAGGACATCTGGCGCTGCCTGGACACGCTGCGGCAGGCCGGGCAGACGATCCTGGTGGTCGACAAGTACGTGAAGCGGCTGATCCGTCTGGCGGACCGGCACAGCATCCTGGAGCGCGGGCAGGTCGTGTGGCGCGGGGACTCGGCGGCGCTCGCGGCCGATCACGGGCTGTGGCATCGGCATCTGGGCGTCTGA
- a CDS encoding tripartite tricarboxylate transporter substrate binding protein — protein sequence MIRRSLIAAGSAALAAALLPASAFAQTYPDRPVRLIVPYAPGGSADIVARLISDEWGKALGKPLVVENKAGAGGNVGVAEVAKSAGDGYTIGLQTVSLAINPALTPKMPYDTLKDLAPIGMVASSQHVLVVNEQVPAKTVKELVALAKSKPGKLSYASAGTGSTFHMSAELFKAVAGVSIVHIPYRGGGPALSDTIGGQVEMSFPVLSAAQGHVASGKLRALGVTGPKRSPLMPDVPTIAEAGVPGYAFETWFMVFAPASTPRPVIDKLNATLHAVLTAQTVKDRMAKEGFEATPSTAAQARARLEKELPQWAKLVKERGITAD from the coding sequence ATGATTCGCAGATCCCTGATCGCGGCGGGCTCGGCAGCGCTGGCGGCGGCGCTGCTGCCGGCGAGCGCCTTCGCGCAGACCTACCCGGACCGCCCCGTGCGGCTGATCGTGCCCTACGCGCCCGGCGGCAGCGCCGACATCGTCGCGCGACTGATCTCGGACGAATGGGGCAAGGCGCTCGGCAAGCCCCTGGTGGTCGAGAACAAGGCGGGCGCGGGCGGCAACGTCGGCGTGGCCGAGGTCGCGAAGTCCGCCGGCGACGGCTACACCATCGGCCTGCAGACGGTCTCGCTCGCGATCAATCCGGCGCTGACGCCGAAGATGCCCTACGACACGCTCAAGGACCTGGCGCCCATCGGCATGGTCGCGAGCTCGCAGCACGTGCTCGTCGTCAACGAGCAGGTGCCGGCGAAGACGGTCAAGGAGCTGGTCGCGCTGGCCAAAAGCAAGCCGGGCAAGCTCTCCTACGCGTCGGCCGGCACGGGCAGCACCTTCCACATGTCGGCGGAGCTGTTCAAGGCGGTGGCGGGCGTGAGCATCGTGCACATCCCGTATCGCGGCGGCGGTCCCGCGCTGAGCGACACGATAGGCGGGCAGGTCGAGATGTCCTTCCCGGTGCTGTCCGCGGCGCAAGGCCATGTGGCGTCCGGCAAGCTGCGCGCGCTGGGCGTGACCGGCCCGAAGCGTTCACCGCTGATGCCGGACGTGCCGACCATCGCCGAGGCCGGCGTTCCCGGCTACGCCTTCGAGACCTGGTTCATGGTCTTCGCGCCGGCCAGCACGCCGCGGCCCGTGATCGACAAGCTGAACGCGACGCTGCACGCGGTGCTCACGGCGCAGACGGTCAAGGATCGGATGGCCAAGGAAGGTTTCGAGGCCACGCCGTCGACGGCGGCGCAGGCGCGCGCACGGCTGGAGAAGGAACTGCCGCAGTGGGCGAAGCTGGTGAAGGAGCGGGGGATCACGGCGGATTGA
- a CDS encoding class II aldolase/adducin family protein produces the protein MDDITARIPSLKGQVSDAEWQLRVDLAACYRLVARYGWSDLIFTHISARLPGDAHEFLINPYGLMFDEITASSLIKVDASGNKLQETPFPVNQAGFIIHSAIHAARPDVGCVLHTHTRAGVAVSAQKGGVLPISQQSTFVLASLAYHDYEGVAIRPDEQPRLQNDLGDKIFYCLRNHGLLTVGKSIADAFLSMYTFESACQIQIAAQAGGVELTPVHDAIIRGTAEAMRVQTGGLGGAFVWPTLLRQAQRQCPGFDV, from the coding sequence ATGGACGACATCACCGCCCGCATCCCTTCGCTCAAGGGCCAGGTCAGCGACGCCGAATGGCAGCTGCGCGTGGACCTCGCCGCGTGCTACCGGCTGGTCGCGCGCTACGGCTGGAGCGACCTGATCTTCACGCACATCAGCGCGCGGCTGCCCGGCGACGCGCACGAGTTCCTGATCAATCCCTACGGCCTGATGTTCGACGAGATCACGGCCTCCAGCCTGATCAAGGTCGACGCGTCCGGCAACAAGCTGCAGGAGACGCCGTTCCCGGTGAACCAGGCCGGCTTCATCATTCATTCCGCGATCCACGCCGCCCGGCCCGACGTGGGCTGCGTGCTGCACACCCACACGCGCGCCGGCGTGGCCGTGTCGGCGCAGAAGGGCGGCGTGCTGCCGATCTCGCAGCAGTCGACCTTCGTGCTGGCCTCGCTCGCGTACCACGACTACGAGGGGGTGGCGATCCGCCCCGACGAGCAGCCGCGACTGCAGAACGACCTCGGCGACAAGATCTTCTACTGCCTGCGCAACCACGGGCTGCTGACCGTCGGCAAGTCGATCGCGGACGCCTTCCTGTCGATGTACACCTTCGAGAGCGCCTGCCAGATCCAGATCGCGGCGCAGGCCGGCGGCGTCGAGCTGACGCCCGTCCACGACGCGATCATCCGCGGCACCGCCGAGGCCATGCGCGTGCAGACCGGCGGCCTCGGCGGGGCCTTCGTGTGGCCCACGCTGCTGCGGCAGGCGCAGCGGCAGTGCCCCGGCTTCGACGTCTGA
- a CDS encoding GlxA family transcriptional regulator, whose amino-acid sequence MAGGEGQPQVAVLALPGVVPFDLTIAGEVFGRVVLDDGRKGYTVTVCGEHDEIDVGGFTIGVKRRLATLRHAHTIVVPGIESPATPISPAVKHALVAAHARGARIASICTGAFVLAQAGLLDGLRATTHWAAAPLMARHHPEVDLDPAVLFVDNGRILTSAGAAAGIDLCLHMVRNDYGTAVAARMARLSVVPLQREGGQAQFIQPADLPPDRDLQPVIAWALRQLHRPISMSELAGKGCVSPRTLHRRFQEQLGLAPVQWLIQARVRRAQELLETGSSSIEQIVEAVGLGSAANFRNQFHRIAGVSPSAYRKNFGARDARRGPRTP is encoded by the coding sequence ATGGCGGGGGGTGAGGGCCAACCCCAGGTGGCCGTGCTCGCTCTGCCCGGCGTGGTGCCGTTCGACCTGACGATCGCCGGCGAGGTCTTCGGCCGCGTCGTGCTGGACGACGGACGCAAGGGCTACACCGTTACCGTCTGCGGCGAGCACGACGAGATCGACGTCGGCGGCTTCACGATCGGTGTGAAGCGCCGCCTCGCGACGCTCAGGCACGCGCACACCATCGTCGTGCCGGGCATCGAGTCGCCCGCAACGCCGATCAGTCCGGCCGTGAAGCACGCGCTCGTGGCGGCGCACGCGCGCGGCGCGCGGATCGCATCGATCTGCACGGGCGCGTTCGTGCTCGCGCAGGCCGGGCTGCTCGACGGCCTGCGCGCGACGACGCACTGGGCTGCCGCGCCCTTGATGGCGCGGCACCATCCCGAGGTCGACCTCGATCCCGCAGTGCTCTTCGTCGACAACGGACGGATCCTCACCTCGGCCGGCGCGGCCGCCGGCATCGACCTCTGCCTGCACATGGTGCGCAACGACTACGGCACCGCCGTCGCGGCCCGCATGGCGCGCCTGTCCGTCGTGCCGCTGCAGCGCGAAGGCGGCCAGGCGCAGTTCATCCAGCCCGCCGACCTCCCGCCGGATCGCGACCTGCAGCCGGTCATCGCCTGGGCGCTGCGGCAGTTGCACCGTCCGATCTCGATGAGCGAACTGGCGGGCAAAGGCTGCGTCAGCCCGCGCACGCTCCACCGGCGCTTCCAGGAGCAGCTCGGCCTCGCGCCGGTGCAATGGCTGATCCAGGCGCGGGTGCGCCGTGCGCAGGAGCTGCTCGAGACCGGCTCCTCGAGCATCGAGCAGATCGTCGAGGCCGTCGGCCTCGGATCGGCCGCGAATTTCCGGAACCAGTTCCATCGCATCGCCGGCGTCAGTCCGAGTGCCTATCGCAAGAATTTCGGAGCACGCGACGCGCGCCGAGGTCCCCGGACACCTTAA
- a CDS encoding ABC transporter ATP-binding protein, with the protein MREVATVSLPAALPELSLLQVHRLVKRFGALTATDEAGFDVRAGETHALIGPNGAGKTTLIHQISGALAPDGGGIFFDGEDVTALSMPRRVQEGLVRSFQITSIYKRFTVLDNVVLAVLARRPKAPPWWRTARADEAAYADAEAMLTLVGLAPMADRVAGSLAHGEQRQLELALALAARPRLLLLDEPMAGMGPDESARMVELLSALKAQHLTLLLVEHDMDAVFKLADRVSVLVSGRVIATGTPDEIRNDAAVKQAYLGDEATEESA; encoded by the coding sequence ATGCGTGAGGTCGCGACTGTCTCCTTGCCAGCGGCGTTGCCTGAGCTGTCGCTGCTCCAGGTCCATCGCCTGGTGAAGCGCTTCGGCGCGCTGACCGCGACCGACGAAGCGGGCTTTGATGTCCGCGCCGGCGAGACCCACGCGCTCATCGGCCCGAACGGCGCCGGCAAGACGACGCTGATCCACCAGATCTCCGGCGCGCTGGCGCCTGACGGCGGCGGGATCTTCTTCGACGGCGAGGACGTGACCGCGTTGTCGATGCCGCGCCGCGTGCAGGAGGGCCTGGTGCGTTCCTTCCAGATCACCAGCATCTACAAGCGCTTCACGGTGCTGGACAACGTCGTGCTGGCGGTGCTCGCGCGGCGGCCGAAGGCGCCGCCGTGGTGGCGCACTGCGCGCGCGGATGAGGCGGCGTATGCCGACGCGGAGGCGATGCTGACGCTCGTCGGGCTCGCGCCGATGGCCGACCGCGTCGCGGGCAGCCTGGCCCACGGCGAACAGCGCCAGCTGGAACTCGCCCTTGCGCTGGCCGCGCGCCCACGCCTGCTGCTGCTGGACGAGCCGATGGCCGGCATGGGGCCGGACGAATCCGCGCGGATGGTGGAACTGTTGTCCGCCCTGAAGGCGCAACACCTGACCCTGCTCCTGGTCGAGCACGACATGGACGCCGTGTTCAAACTTGCCGACCGGGTCTCGGTGCTGGTGAGCGGGCGCGTCATCGCGACCGGCACGCCCGACGAGATCCGCAACGATGCTGCGGTCAAGCAGGCCTACCTCGGCGACGAGGCGACGGAGGAGTCTGCATGA
- a CDS encoding acyl-CoA dehydrogenase — MSHASKAAKAAFHWDDPLLLDQQLTDDERAVRDAAAAYCQDRLAPRVLEAFRHEKTDVAIFREMGELGLLGPTIPEEYGGAGLNYVCYGLVAREVERVDSGYRSMMSVQSSLVMVPINEFGNEATKRKYLPRLASGEWIGCFGLTEPDHGSDPGSMVTRARKVDGGYALTGSKMWITNSPIADVFVVWAKDDGGQIRGFVLEKGWKGLSAPAIHGKVGLRASITGEIVMDEVFCPEENAFPDVRGLKGPFTCLNSARYGIAWGALGAAEFCWHTARQYTMDRKQFGKPLAANQLVQKKLADMQTEITLGLQGCLRLGRMKDEGTASVEITSIMKRNSCGKSLEIARTARDMLGGNGISDEFGIARHLVNLEVVNTYEGTHDIHALILGRAQTGIAAF, encoded by the coding sequence ATGAGCCACGCATCCAAGGCCGCGAAGGCCGCATTCCACTGGGACGATCCGCTGCTGCTGGACCAGCAGCTGACCGACGACGAACGGGCCGTGCGCGACGCGGCGGCGGCCTACTGCCAGGACCGTCTGGCGCCGCGCGTGCTGGAGGCCTTCCGGCACGAGAAGACCGACGTGGCGATCTTCCGCGAGATGGGCGAGCTGGGCCTGCTCGGTCCGACCATCCCGGAGGAGTACGGCGGCGCCGGCCTCAACTACGTCTGCTACGGCCTGGTCGCGCGCGAGGTGGAGCGGGTGGACAGCGGCTACCGCTCGATGATGAGCGTGCAGAGCTCGCTGGTGATGGTGCCGATCAATGAGTTCGGCAACGAGGCCACCAAGCGCAAGTACCTGCCCAGGCTGGCCAGCGGCGAGTGGATCGGCTGCTTCGGCCTGACGGAGCCGGACCACGGCTCGGACCCGGGCTCGATGGTGACGCGGGCGCGCAAGGTCGACGGCGGTTATGCGCTGACCGGCAGCAAGATGTGGATCACCAACAGCCCGATCGCCGACGTGTTCGTGGTCTGGGCCAAGGACGACGGCGGCCAGATCCGCGGCTTCGTGCTGGAGAAGGGCTGGAAGGGCCTGAGCGCGCCGGCCATCCACGGCAAGGTGGGCCTGAGAGCGTCGATCACCGGCGAGATCGTGATGGACGAGGTCTTCTGCCCGGAGGAGAACGCCTTCCCCGACGTGCGCGGCCTCAAGGGTCCGTTCACGTGCCTGAACAGCGCGCGCTACGGCATCGCGTGGGGCGCGCTGGGCGCGGCGGAATTCTGCTGGCACACGGCGCGGCAGTACACGATGGACCGCAAGCAATTCGGCAAGCCGCTGGCGGCCAACCAGCTGGTGCAGAAGAAGCTCGCGGACATGCAGACCGAGATCACGCTGGGCCTGCAAGGCTGCCTGCGGCTGGGTCGCATGAAGGACGAGGGCACGGCGTCGGTGGAGATCACGTCGATCATGAAGCGCAACAGCTGCGGCAAATCGCTGGAGATCGCGCGCACGGCGAGGGACATGCTGGGCGGCAACGGCATCAGCGACGAGTTCGGCATCGCCAGACACCTGGTCAACCTGGAGGTGGTCAACACCTACGAGGGCACGCATGACATCCATGCGCTGATCCTGGGGCGGGCGCAGACGGGGATCGCGGCGTTCTGA